A single genomic interval of Bradyrhizobium japonicum USDA 6 harbors:
- a CDS encoding winged helix-turn-helix domain-containing tetratricopeptide repeat protein has protein sequence MRFLFENNVLDGDLRELTCSGAAVPLQPQVFDLLLYLVAQRARVVSKDDLISQIWSDRIVSDSALNSRINAARKALGDDGATQRLIKTIPRKGFRFVGEVREDVATTLAPVEPGPAPVRAVTDRPAIAVLAFENMSGDPAQDYFGDGISEDILTALSKQRWFMVIARNSSFTYKGRSVHIRQIAEELGVRYIVEGSVRKVDNRVRITAQLNDATTGSHLWAERYDRELVDVFAVQDDITNAIVAAIEPQIHAAENFRADRKPPASLDAWDLLMRALSHYWRVTQQDHKAAQALLERAISIDSNYGQALSVLAASHMFGVHLGWAELATTVPIAEAAALAAVRHDHEDAWAHAALGSVFFSTRRLSDALSEFEQALALNPNFSLAQGYYALALSYAGRSRESFDAAQRAIRLSPRDPSLAIYYGIAGYARFTERHYDEAIALAREAIRHRGDLTGAYRVLAVSAGMTGDGALAEMALGELRRTQPNISLHWIATQLPWASDADREHYLEGFRRAGLQ, from the coding sequence GTGCGATTTCTCTTTGAAAACAACGTGCTCGACGGCGACCTGCGGGAGCTGACCTGCAGCGGCGCGGCTGTGCCGCTGCAGCCGCAGGTGTTCGATCTGCTGCTTTATCTGGTCGCGCAACGCGCCCGTGTGGTCAGCAAGGATGACCTGATCAGCCAGATCTGGAGCGACCGCATCGTCTCGGATTCCGCCCTGAACAGCCGAATCAATGCCGCGCGCAAGGCGCTTGGCGACGACGGCGCGACGCAGCGGCTGATCAAGACGATCCCGCGCAAGGGCTTCCGCTTCGTCGGCGAAGTCCGGGAAGATGTGGCAACGACGCTTGCGCCGGTGGAACCCGGCCCTGCCCCGGTACGCGCCGTGACGGATCGCCCGGCGATCGCGGTGCTCGCCTTCGAGAACATGAGCGGCGATCCCGCGCAGGACTATTTCGGCGACGGGATCAGCGAGGACATTCTCACCGCGCTGTCGAAGCAGCGCTGGTTCATGGTGATCGCCCGCAATTCGTCCTTCACCTACAAGGGGCGCTCGGTTCATATCAGGCAGATCGCCGAAGAGCTCGGCGTGCGCTACATCGTCGAAGGCAGCGTGCGCAAGGTCGACAATCGTGTGCGGATCACCGCGCAGCTCAACGACGCCACCACCGGCAGCCATCTCTGGGCCGAGCGCTACGACCGCGAGCTTGTCGACGTCTTCGCCGTCCAGGACGACATCACCAACGCGATCGTCGCGGCGATCGAGCCGCAGATCCATGCGGCCGAGAATTTCCGCGCCGACCGCAAGCCGCCCGCGAGCCTCGATGCCTGGGACCTGCTGATGCGCGCGCTGTCACATTACTGGCGGGTGACGCAGCAGGACCACAAGGCTGCGCAGGCATTGCTCGAACGCGCCATTTCGATCGACTCGAACTACGGTCAGGCGCTGTCGGTGCTCGCGGCAAGCCACATGTTCGGCGTCCATCTCGGCTGGGCGGAGCTTGCCACGACGGTGCCGATCGCGGAGGCCGCCGCGCTCGCCGCGGTGCGCCATGACCACGAGGATGCCTGGGCGCATGCCGCGCTCGGCAGCGTCTTCTTCTCGACGCGCAGGCTTTCCGACGCGCTGTCCGAGTTCGAGCAGGCGCTCGCGCTCAACCCGAACTTCTCGCTGGCGCAGGGCTATTACGCCCTGGCGCTGTCCTACGCCGGTCGTTCCAGGGAATCGTTCGATGCGGCGCAGAGGGCGATCCGGCTCTCGCCGCGCGATCCGTCGCTGGCAATCTATTACGGCATTGCCGGCTATGCGCGCTTCACCGAACGGCATTACGACGAGGCGATCGCGCTGGCGCGCGAGGCGATCCGCCATCGCGGCGACCTCACCGGCGCCTACCGCGTGCTCGCGGTGTCCGCCGGCATGACCGGCGACGGCGCGCTGGCCGAGATGGCGCTGGGCGAGCTCCGCCGTACCCAGCCCAACATCTCGCTGCACTGGATCGCAACGCAGCTGCCCTGGGCCAGTGACGCCGATCGCGAGCACTATCTGGAGGGGTTCCGGCGCGCGGGGTTGCAGTAG
- the irr gene encoding Fur family transcriptional regulator Irr — MDVLTTLPEADSDDVAAQLADEAAARCAQLLCDAGLRPTRHRLALARMLLMGDHRHVTAEGLYDEAMAANLRLSLATVYNTLNQFTEAGLLRRIAADGIKSFFDTDTSVHPHFYLEGEDVLVDVAGGLAFSKVPQPLPGHEIARLDVVVHLRRKRVM, encoded by the coding sequence ATGGACGTCCTCACCACCCTTCCTGAAGCGGATTCAGACGATGTCGCCGCGCAGCTCGCGGACGAGGCTGCAGCGCGTTGCGCGCAATTGCTTTGCGATGCCGGCTTGCGGCCGACGCGTCATCGTCTGGCGCTCGCCCGGATGCTGCTGATGGGCGATCACCGTCACGTTACCGCGGAAGGCCTCTATGACGAGGCGATGGCCGCCAATCTGCGGCTGTCGCTCGCAACCGTCTACAACACGTTGAACCAGTTCACCGAGGCCGGCCTGCTGCGCCGGATCGCGGCCGACGGGATCAAGTCGTTCTTCGACACCGACACCTCCGTGCATCCGCATTTCTATCTGGAGGGCGAGGACGTGCTGGTCGACGTCGCCGGCGGGCTCGCCTTCAGCAAGGTGCCGCAGCCGTTGCCCGGCCACGAGATCGCGCGGCTCGACGTCGTCGTCCATCTGCGCCGGAAGCGCGTGATGTAG